One part of the Streptomyces sp. NBC_00286 genome encodes these proteins:
- a CDS encoding glycosyltransferase, producing the protein MTARHKQSRDPRGHWWLLLLVLPLMAAVLFFQGWTSHEVDEAKTRTPCTAPAPDAVARGGPVIGINRGGVQTARMPARTVALTFDGGPNPVWTPRFLDLLRQYRARATFFVFGTDAARYPELVRRIRAEGHEIASNTYTGAVMGESSPTRFSAELDLTESALASTAGQRPKLLRLPRTTTPDTLCGREWQAAQKAAERGYVVVAADPETRKARQGLVRQFSQTSLAYGETKKLLKNRNVDRFTTVSAGMRLDPYEPVSTAERWQGTFLTWVTKLGDAFSSAMAWVLGIAGTLGLLRLALLAYFARKHVRRLESSRPGAPWLPEVTEPVTVLVPAYNEEAGIESTVLSLLASTHRQLQIIVIDDGSTDRTADIAEGIGDPRVQVIRKVNEGKAAALNTGLAHTRHDIVVMVDADTVFEPDAIGRLIQSLAHPAVGAVSGNAKVGNRRRLLAKWQHLEYCFGFNLDRRMFEVLECMTTVPGAIGAYRRDALVSVGGVSEDTLAEDTDLTMALWRAGWRVLYEESAVAWTEVPTSLGQLWRQRYRWCYGTIQAMWKHRGAVLDRGVSGRFGRRGLTYIALFQVLLPLLAPVIDVFALYAVLFLDSWLAAAVWFSFVGAQLVCAHYALKLDGEKVRALWSMPFQLFVYRQLTYLVVIQSMVALLFGSRLKWHRMRRSGSAAEQIGGADSYKSLTTR; encoded by the coding sequence TTGACGGCGCGCCACAAGCAGTCCCGCGACCCGCGTGGCCATTGGTGGTTACTCCTCCTCGTCCTGCCCTTGATGGCCGCGGTCCTGTTCTTCCAGGGCTGGACCAGCCACGAGGTCGACGAGGCGAAGACTCGCACACCCTGCACCGCGCCCGCACCGGACGCCGTCGCCCGCGGCGGACCCGTCATCGGCATCAACCGGGGTGGCGTCCAGACCGCCAGGATGCCCGCCCGCACCGTGGCCCTGACCTTCGACGGCGGCCCCAACCCCGTCTGGACCCCGCGCTTCCTCGACCTGCTGCGGCAGTACCGGGCACGCGCCACCTTCTTCGTCTTCGGCACCGATGCCGCGCGCTATCCCGAGCTGGTGCGGCGGATCCGCGCCGAGGGCCATGAGATCGCCTCGAACACGTACACCGGCGCCGTCATGGGCGAGTCGTCGCCCACCCGCTTCTCCGCTGAACTCGACCTGACCGAGAGCGCGTTGGCGAGCACCGCGGGCCAACGCCCCAAGCTGCTGCGGCTGCCGCGGACCACCACGCCGGACACGCTGTGCGGCCGCGAGTGGCAGGCGGCACAGAAGGCCGCCGAACGGGGTTACGTCGTGGTCGCCGCCGACCCGGAGACCCGGAAGGCGAGGCAGGGCCTGGTCCGGCAGTTCAGCCAGACGTCGCTCGCCTACGGGGAGACGAAGAAGCTCCTGAAGAACAGGAACGTGGACCGCTTCACGACTGTGTCGGCCGGGATGCGCCTCGACCCGTACGAGCCGGTGAGCACCGCCGAGCGCTGGCAGGGCACCTTCCTGACCTGGGTGACCAAGCTCGGGGACGCCTTCTCCAGCGCCATGGCCTGGGTACTCGGCATCGCGGGCACCCTCGGACTGCTGCGCCTCGCGCTGCTCGCCTACTTCGCCCGGAAACACGTCCGCCGGCTCGAGAGCTCCCGCCCCGGCGCGCCCTGGCTGCCGGAGGTCACCGAACCGGTCACGGTGCTGGTTCCCGCGTACAACGAAGAGGCCGGCATCGAGTCCACCGTCCTGTCCCTGCTGGCGTCCACCCACCGGCAGTTGCAGATCATCGTGATCGACGACGGCTCGACGGACCGCACGGCGGACATCGCCGAGGGGATCGGCGATCCGCGCGTGCAGGTGATCCGCAAGGTGAACGAGGGCAAGGCGGCCGCCCTCAACACCGGGCTCGCACACACACGGCACGACATCGTGGTCATGGTCGACGCCGACACCGTCTTCGAACCGGACGCCATCGGCCGGCTCATCCAGTCGCTGGCCCACCCCGCCGTCGGCGCCGTCAGCGGCAACGCCAAGGTCGGCAACCGGCGCCGCCTGCTGGCGAAGTGGCAGCACCTGGAGTACTGCTTCGGCTTCAACCTCGACCGCCGGATGTTCGAGGTCCTGGAGTGCATGACCACGGTCCCCGGAGCCATCGGCGCCTACCGCCGGGACGCGCTGGTGAGTGTCGGCGGAGTCAGCGAGGACACCCTCGCCGAGGACACCGACCTCACGATGGCGCTGTGGCGGGCGGGCTGGCGGGTGCTCTACGAGGAGTCCGCCGTCGCCTGGACCGAAGTGCCCACCTCGCTGGGCCAGTTGTGGCGACAGCGCTACCGCTGGTGCTACGGCACGATCCAGGCCATGTGGAAGCACCGCGGTGCCGTCCTGGACCGGGGAGTGTCCGGGCGCTTCGGCCGCCGCGGACTCACCTACATCGCACTGTTCCAGGTCCTCCTTCCGCTGCTCGCCCCGGTCATCGACGTGTTCGCCCTGTACGCGGTGCTGTTCCTCGACTCCTGGCTGGCGGCCGCCGTGTGGTTCAGCTTCGTGGGCGCCCAACTGGTCTGCGCCCACTACGCGTTGAAGCTCGACGGCGAGAAGGTGCGGGCCCTGTGGTCGATGCCGTTCCAGCTCTTCGTGTACCGGCAGCTGACGTACCTGGTCGTCATCCAGTCCATGGTCGCCCTGCTGTTCGGCAGCCGGCTCAAATGGCATCGCATGCGGCGTTCCGGCTCGGCCGCTGAACAGATCGGCGGCGCCGACTCGTATAAGAGCCTGACCACGAGGTGA
- a CDS encoding LCP family protein — protein MSEWTDRLPDNDGGGWRDAGWDGSARPDLARGDRAPVTDGSPAPPPWRTAPLPGMPSSAGAGRMDAEHQPHRHRARSRRGRVPDSGGRPTRRRPARRKRTVRVAIVGLAVLLVSPLGAYVWADTELTKEVDLGALPERPARGKGTNYLIVGSDSREGLSEQARQDLRAGSTEGRRTDSMILLHTGANGTTMMSLPRDSWVTLPSFVRPENGQNYRGPNKLNASFSLGGPELLVQTIERNTGLHIDHYAEIGFAGFVGIVDAVGGVDMCLDRAIKDKDSGANLQKGCQTLNGAEALAFVRQRKQEAQGDLGRTQNQQKFLAALAKKAVNRQTLLNPSRVLPTADAGLDTLIVDKDTNLPDLVELFQAMRKVTAGNGRQINVPVADPAFRSPQGVAVKWDMRQARQLFAQLREDQPVTVQQQGQ, from the coding sequence ATGAGCGAGTGGACTGACCGTCTGCCGGACAACGACGGGGGTGGATGGAGAGACGCCGGCTGGGACGGGAGCGCCCGGCCGGACCTGGCGCGGGGCGACCGGGCGCCAGTGACGGACGGAAGCCCGGCCCCGCCCCCGTGGCGCACCGCGCCCCTGCCCGGTATGCCGTCGTCCGCCGGAGCGGGCCGTATGGACGCCGAGCACCAGCCCCACCGGCATCGCGCCAGATCCCGCAGAGGCAGGGTCCCCGACAGCGGCGGCAGACCCACCAGGCGCCGCCCCGCCCGGCGTAAGCGGACCGTGCGGGTGGCGATCGTCGGGCTCGCCGTCCTGCTCGTCTCTCCTCTTGGCGCGTACGTGTGGGCCGACACCGAGCTCACCAAGGAGGTCGACCTGGGCGCGCTCCCGGAGCGCCCCGCGCGGGGCAAGGGGACCAACTATCTGATCGTTGGCTCGGACAGCCGCGAGGGTCTGTCCGAGCAGGCCAGGCAGGATCTGCGGGCCGGCTCGACCGAGGGCCGCCGCACGGACTCGATGATCCTGCTGCACACCGGCGCGAACGGCACCACGATGATGAGCCTGCCACGCGACTCATGGGTGACCCTCCCGTCGTTCGTCCGCCCCGAGAACGGCCAGAACTACCGCGGGCCGAACAAGCTGAACGCGTCGTTCTCCCTGGGCGGCCCCGAACTGCTCGTGCAGACCATCGAACGCAACACCGGCCTGCACATCGACCACTACGCGGAGATCGGCTTCGCGGGCTTCGTCGGCATCGTGGACGCGGTCGGCGGCGTCGACATGTGCCTGGACCGCGCCATCAAGGACAAGGACTCGGGCGCGAACCTGCAGAAAGGCTGCCAGACCCTGAACGGCGCCGAGGCACTGGCGTTCGTACGGCAGCGCAAGCAGGAAGCCCAGGGCGACCTCGGCCGCACCCAGAACCAGCAGAAGTTCCTCGCCGCGCTCGCCAAGAAGGCCGTCAACCGCCAGACGCTCCTCAACCCGAGCAGGGTCTTACCGACCGCCGACGCCGGCCTCGACACCCTCATCGTGGACAAGGACACCAACCTGCCGGATCTCGTGGAACTGTTCCAGGCGATGCGCAAGGTCACGGCGGGCAACGGGCGCCAGATCAACGTCCCCGTCGCCGACCCGGCATTCAGGTCACCCCAGGGCGTCGCCGTGAAGTGGGACATGCGCCAGGCACGCCAGCTGTTCGCACAACTGCGGGAGGACCAGCCGGTGACCGTCCAGCAGCAGGGGCAGTGA
- a CDS encoding DUF2637 domain-containing protein, which translates to MSDATGPPDGGSRGFDLDTWIRPLCALAVAGVAAYASYVHQREFALQGGADGVSASLWPLSVDGLLLLATVGLLRPYDPAHAVRGALCGPPFCWGSRCPWRPISRRRLLWSGNRCWPPVALLLSVELLVHRPIDRPSDAVTHLWERSSRAKSDHRQEGEDPATRPPPPTRGTTVKRPDQSSFKRPSP; encoded by the coding sequence ATGAGTGATGCCACGGGGCCGCCGGACGGCGGGAGCCGGGGCTTCGATCTCGATACATGGATCCGGCCTCTGTGCGCTCTCGCAGTAGCAGGCGTTGCGGCCTACGCCTCGTATGTGCACCAGCGGGAGTTCGCTCTCCAAGGCGGAGCGGATGGGGTCAGCGCTTCGTTGTGGCCGCTGTCCGTGGATGGCCTTTTGCTCCTGGCGACGGTCGGCCTGTTGAGGCCTTACGATCCCGCACACGCCGTGCGCGGGGCGCTGTGTGGTCCGCCTTTCTGCTGGGGATCGCGGTGTCCCTGGCGGCCAATATCGCGGCGGCGCCTGCTCTGGAGTGGAAACCGGTGCTGGCCGCCGGTCGCGCTGCTGCTGTCGGTGGAACTCCTTGTGCACCGCCCGATCGATCGGCCGAGCGACGCAGTCACACATCTGTGGGAGCGAAGTAGCCGTGCGAAAAGTGACCATCGGCAGGAAGGCGAGGATCCGGCGACCCGCCCCCCGCCACCGACGCGCGGCACCACTGTCAAACGGCCCGACCAATCGAGCTTTAAACGGCCCAGCCCATAA
- a CDS encoding SpoIIE family protein phosphatase: MDNEPDTGAGGAAAPEDFAVVIDARGAVMVWSEGAGRLLGYEPEDVVGRPAAGLLAARLPVALRRHLAAREPWTSDLTLRNRHGDRVTVQLRGTPLADAEGRTHWVVTPAEVTYAAGPTEAGAGQLWDLTLAQLPLPVAVYDSEARFVTCNQVMSRAMGLKPEEMRGLTLWEMYPTPPLDEIDRLQHQVVRTGEMIFREEQPFRASGEVRDHAWSLFLSPLKDRAGEVLGMSALVIDITEQYWARRRLAVLNDASVRIGSTLDVTRTAEELAEVAVAGFADFVTVDLLESVVQGHEPQPIPPATPVVFRRTAQRSVLRGCPESVVPAGDVDVYPPGSPPAQALNTGRGAFYRVGDPPLREWSAASPARAESIRRFKIHSVMMVPLRARGVTLGVMHLLRHRTADPFVQDDLTLAEEIAARAALSIDNARRYTREHRTALTLQRSLLPERLPRAEAADLAYRYLPAGSGGEVGGDWFDVIALSGGRVALVVGDVVGHGVHAAATMGRLRTAVRTLADADFTPDELLTRLDDLVIRLDREEGPDMRGQAEEASGEVGATCLYAVYDPVAGRCDLARAGHPPPVLVTPDGTAQVLDLPVGPPLGLGGLPFETARIDMGEGSLLALYTDGLIEAPGRDIDVGLELLSEALRRPAADLEGTCDEVLRKVRPDPSADDIVLLLARTSTLGAGQVHTWPLPMDPAAVAGARKVAAEQLDAWGLAELEFATELIVSELVTNAIRYGNDPVQLRLIRADALICEVSDGSSTAPHLRRARVFDEGGRGLLLVAQVAERWGSRQTSVGKTIWAEQPLPDERARERDSRHPARG; encoded by the coding sequence ATGGACAACGAGCCCGACACAGGAGCAGGGGGTGCGGCAGCACCCGAGGACTTCGCGGTCGTCATCGACGCCCGCGGGGCAGTCATGGTGTGGAGCGAGGGAGCCGGGCGCCTGCTCGGGTACGAGCCCGAGGACGTGGTGGGCAGGCCGGCGGCCGGCCTGCTCGCCGCGAGGCTGCCCGTCGCGCTGCGGCGCCACCTGGCCGCCAGGGAACCGTGGACGAGTGATCTGACGCTGCGGAACCGGCACGGAGACCGTGTCACCGTGCAGCTCCGGGGCACGCCGCTGGCGGACGCGGAGGGCAGGACCCACTGGGTCGTCACCCCGGCGGAGGTCACGTACGCCGCCGGGCCGACCGAGGCGGGGGCGGGGCAGCTGTGGGACCTCACGCTCGCCCAGCTCCCGTTGCCCGTGGCCGTCTACGACAGTGAGGCGCGGTTCGTCACCTGTAACCAGGTGATGAGCCGTGCCATGGGGCTGAAGCCGGAGGAGATGAGGGGTCTGACGTTGTGGGAGATGTATCCCACCCCGCCCCTGGACGAGATCGACCGCCTTCAGCACCAGGTCGTGCGCACCGGCGAGATGATCTTCCGCGAGGAGCAGCCTTTCCGGGCCTCGGGTGAGGTCCGCGATCACGCGTGGTCGCTCTTCCTCTCCCCGCTGAAGGACCGGGCGGGCGAGGTGCTGGGGATGTCGGCGTTGGTGATCGACATCACCGAGCAGTACTGGGCCCGACGTCGCCTCGCCGTGCTGAACGACGCCAGCGTGCGCATCGGCAGCACCCTGGACGTGACCCGGACTGCCGAGGAACTGGCCGAGGTGGCCGTGGCGGGGTTCGCCGACTTCGTCACCGTCGACCTGCTGGAGTCGGTCGTCCAGGGACACGAGCCGCAACCGATACCCCCCGCCACGCCGGTCGTCTTCCGCCGTACCGCGCAACGGTCGGTGCTCCGGGGGTGCCCGGAATCCGTGGTCCCGGCGGGCGACGTCGATGTCTACCCTCCTGGCTCGCCACCGGCGCAGGCGCTGAACACCGGCCGGGGCGCCTTCTACCGTGTGGGCGACCCGCCGCTGCGCGAGTGGTCGGCGGCCTCCCCGGCCCGGGCCGAGAGCATCAGGAGATTCAAGATCCATTCGGTGATGATGGTGCCGCTGCGCGCCCGGGGAGTCACCTTGGGTGTGATGCACCTCCTGCGGCACCGCACCGCGGATCCCTTCGTCCAGGACGATCTGACGCTCGCCGAGGAGATCGCCGCCAGGGCGGCCTTGAGCATCGACAACGCCCGCCGCTACACACGCGAGCACCGGACCGCCCTCACACTCCAACGCAGCCTGCTGCCCGAGCGGCTGCCACGAGCGGAGGCGGCGGATCTCGCCTACCGGTACCTCCCCGCCGGTTCAGGGGGCGAGGTCGGCGGAGACTGGTTCGACGTCATCGCACTGTCCGGGGGACGGGTCGCGCTGGTGGTGGGCGACGTCGTGGGCCACGGCGTGCACGCCGCGGCCACGATGGGCCGTCTGCGCACCGCCGTACGCACCCTCGCCGACGCCGATTTCACACCCGACGAGCTGCTCACCCGGCTGGACGACCTGGTCATCCGCCTCGACCGGGAGGAGGGGCCGGACATGCGTGGGCAGGCGGAGGAGGCTTCCGGAGAAGTCGGTGCCACCTGCCTCTACGCCGTCTACGACCCCGTCGCAGGCCGCTGTGACCTGGCACGGGCAGGGCACCCGCCGCCCGTGCTGGTAACCCCCGACGGCACCGCACAAGTCCTGGACCTGCCCGTCGGGCCACCGCTCGGCCTGGGTGGACTGCCCTTCGAGACCGCCCGGATCGACATGGGCGAGGGCAGCCTGCTCGCCCTCTACACCGACGGCCTGATCGAGGCCCCCGGCCGCGACATCGATGTCGGACTCGAGCTGCTGAGTGAAGCGCTGCGCCGCCCGGCCGCCGACCTGGAGGGAACCTGCGACGAAGTGCTGCGCAAGGTACGGCCCGACCCCTCTGCCGACGACATCGTCCTGCTCCTGGCCCGCACCTCCACACTCGGCGCCGGCCAGGTACACACCTGGCCGCTGCCCATGGATCCCGCGGCCGTCGCCGGGGCCCGCAAGGTGGCGGCCGAGCAGCTGGACGCCTGGGGGCTGGCCGAGCTCGAGTTCGCCACCGAGCTGATCGTCAGCGAGCTGGTCACCAACGCCATCCGTTACGGCAACGACCCCGTCCAGCTGCGGCTCATCCGCGCCGACGCACTCATCTGCGAAGTCTCCGACGGCAGCAGCACAGCCCCGCACCTGCGGCGGGCCCGCGTCTTCGACGAGGGCGGACGCGGACTGCTGCTCGTCGCCCAGGTCGCCGAGCGCTGGGGCAGCCGCCAGACCTCCGTCGGCAAGACGATCTGGGCCGAACAGCCCCTGCCGGACGAGCGTGCGCGCGAGCGCGACAGCCGGCACCCTGCGAGAGGCTGA
- the catA gene encoding catechol 1,2-dioxygenase → MTDIITEQATAAASGAAATEQFRTRQREGAADADTQRVDTLATDLITAVHDVVRRHKVTYAEYDALKAWLIHVGQDGEWPLFLDVWIEHVVEEVTSESREGSKGTIEGPYYVPDAPRLPAEATLPMREGEEGTPLLFQGQVTSVDGTPLSGATVEIWHADNDGYYSQFAPGLPEWNLRGHVVADDQGDFKIHTIHPAPYQIPTDGSCGRLIAAAGWHAWRPAHLHLKVSAPGHQLITTQLYFQGGSHVGDDIAQAVKPELVLAPTPVVDGDANGIGNGNGNEVTYDFVLDKA, encoded by the coding sequence ATGACCGACATCATCACCGAGCAGGCCACGGCCGCAGCCTCCGGCGCCGCGGCCACCGAGCAGTTCCGCACCAGGCAGCGCGAGGGCGCGGCCGACGCCGACACCCAGCGCGTGGACACGCTCGCGACTGATCTCATCACCGCCGTCCACGACGTCGTCCGCCGCCACAAGGTCACTTACGCCGAGTACGACGCCCTCAAGGCATGGCTGATCCACGTCGGCCAGGACGGCGAGTGGCCGCTCTTCCTGGACGTATGGATCGAGCATGTGGTGGAGGAGGTCACGAGCGAGAGCCGCGAGGGCAGCAAGGGCACCATCGAGGGCCCTTACTACGTCCCTGACGCTCCGCGTCTGCCCGCCGAGGCGACCCTGCCGATGCGGGAGGGCGAGGAGGGCACGCCGCTGCTTTTCCAGGGGCAGGTGACGAGCGTGGACGGCACTCCGCTCTCCGGCGCCACGGTGGAAATCTGGCACGCCGACAACGACGGCTACTACTCGCAGTTCGCCCCCGGTCTGCCCGAGTGGAACCTGCGCGGCCACGTCGTGGCCGACGACCAGGGCGACTTCAAGATCCACACTATCCATCCGGCGCCGTACCAGATCCCGACCGACGGCTCCTGCGGCAGACTCATCGCCGCCGCGGGGTGGCACGCGTGGCGCCCCGCGCACCTCCACTTGAAGGTGTCGGCGCCGGGCCACCAACTCATCACCACCCAGCTGTATTTCCAGGGCGGCAGCCATGTCGGGGACGACATCGCGCAGGCCGTGAAGCCCGAACTGGTCCTGGCCCCCACGCCCGTTGTGGACGGCGACGCCAACGGCATCGGCAACGGCAACGGCAACGAGGTCACGTACGACTTCGTCCTCGATAAGGCGTGA
- a CDS encoding muconolactone Delta-isomerase, producing MAREKAYCQELQKSGEWVHIWRCVGHYANISVFDVTDNEALHRVLWNLPLFPYMKVDVTPLAQHPSDLAAGEAGA from the coding sequence TTGGCGCGGGAGAAGGCCTACTGCCAGGAACTGCAGAAGTCGGGGGAGTGGGTGCACATCTGGCGGTGTGTCGGGCACTACGCGAACATCAGCGTCTTCGACGTCACCGACAACGAGGCGCTGCACCGCGTCCTGTGGAACCTCCCCCTCTTCCCTTACATGAAGGTCGACGTGACACCGCTGGCTCAGCACCCGTCCGACCTTGCCGCCGGTGAGGCCGGGGCGTGA
- a CDS encoding SpoIIE family protein phosphatase — MSAAGSPVTEGEEPVRGPVQPSGLLDVLGVASVVLDTKGRVVLWSPQAEELFGYTAQEALGEYAARLMVHEQHADLVVKLFADVMLTGEGWAGAFPVRRKDGTTRLVEFRNMRLLDDRGAVYALGLAADQETVRRLERDVALSARIVSQSPIGLAVLDTDLRYVSVNPALERINGVPAKEHIGRTVPEVLPSVDAGALEAAARQVLATGVPLVEQHTVGRTPADPDEDHAWSISFYRLEDALGTVLGVATSVVDVTERHRANIEAEAARRRLAVIADATTRIGTTLELDRTAHELADVAVPELADVAAVDLLEAVMEGRPSVLRPAQPAVIRALAVQADHVSEALGAADPAGQVARYEPDRLVTQCVRTGVPVLVARVEDKDLVRIARDPESAALQARAGVHSYLAVPLIARGEVLGALELKRTRNPRPFSEDDLLLARELAARAAVQIDNARWYQNARNTAVTLQRSLLPSHPPETTGLEVASRYQPAGAVGEVGGDWFDVLPLDGGKTALVVGDVMGSGINAAATMGRLRTATSTLAGLDLDPARLLEHLDKITEGLDHYIATCVYAVHDPHKGQCSFANAGHLPPALVRAGHDPKLLELPTGAPLGVGGVPFSTTTVDLEPGDQLVFYTDGLVETRQHSLDERLDTLLNLLDDPARPLEDVCDLLLSTLHHPDNHDDVALLIARAQEQT, encoded by the coding sequence ATGAGCGCAGCCGGATCTCCCGTGACCGAGGGTGAGGAGCCCGTTCGCGGACCGGTGCAGCCGAGCGGGCTGCTCGATGTGCTGGGCGTGGCCTCGGTGGTGCTGGACACCAAGGGGCGCGTCGTGCTGTGGAGCCCGCAGGCCGAGGAGCTGTTCGGCTACACGGCGCAGGAGGCGCTCGGCGAATACGCGGCCAGGCTGATGGTCCACGAGCAGCACGCCGATCTGGTCGTCAAACTCTTCGCCGACGTGATGCTCACCGGTGAGGGCTGGGCCGGCGCCTTCCCCGTACGCCGCAAGGACGGCACCACGCGGCTGGTCGAGTTCCGCAATATGCGGCTCCTGGACGACCGCGGTGCCGTGTACGCCCTCGGTCTCGCCGCCGATCAGGAGACCGTGCGCCGGCTTGAGCGGGACGTGGCGCTGTCCGCGCGGATCGTCTCGCAGTCGCCGATCGGCCTGGCCGTCCTGGACACCGATCTGCGGTACGTGTCGGTCAACCCGGCGCTGGAGCGCATCAACGGCGTCCCCGCCAAGGAGCACATCGGCCGGACGGTCCCCGAGGTCCTGCCGTCCGTCGACGCCGGCGCCCTGGAGGCCGCGGCGCGCCAGGTGCTGGCCACCGGCGTCCCGCTCGTCGAGCAGCACACCGTCGGCCGTACCCCGGCCGATCCGGACGAGGACCACGCCTGGTCGATCTCGTTCTACCGGCTGGAGGACGCCCTCGGCACGGTGCTGGGAGTGGCCACGTCCGTCGTGGACGTCACCGAGCGGCACCGGGCGAACATCGAGGCCGAGGCCGCGCGACGGCGCCTGGCCGTCATCGCCGACGCCACGACCCGTATCGGCACCACACTCGAACTGGACCGTACCGCCCATGAGTTGGCCGATGTCGCCGTGCCGGAACTCGCCGACGTCGCGGCCGTGGATCTGCTCGAAGCGGTGATGGAGGGCCGCCCCAGCGTTCTCCGGCCCGCTCAGCCGGCGGTGATCCGCGCGCTGGCCGTCCAGGCGGACCATGTCAGCGAAGCGCTCGGGGCGGCCGACCCCGCCGGGCAGGTCGCCCGCTATGAGCCGGACCGGCTCGTCACTCAGTGCGTACGGACGGGTGTGCCGGTCCTGGTGGCGCGGGTGGAGGACAAAGACCTGGTCCGCATAGCCCGCGATCCGGAGTCGGCGGCGCTTCAGGCGCGGGCTGGCGTCCATTCGTATCTGGCGGTGCCGCTGATCGCGCGCGGCGAAGTGCTCGGGGCCCTGGAGCTCAAACGGACCCGTAACCCGCGACCGTTCAGCGAGGACGACCTGCTGCTCGCGCGGGAGCTGGCCGCGCGTGCGGCGGTGCAGATCGACAACGCCCGCTGGTACCAGAACGCCCGCAACACCGCCGTCACCCTGCAGCGCAGCCTGCTGCCCAGCCATCCGCCCGAGACGACCGGGCTCGAGGTCGCCTCCCGCTACCAGCCCGCGGGTGCGGTCGGTGAGGTCGGCGGCGACTGGTTCGACGTGCTCCCCCTGGACGGCGGAAAGACCGCGCTGGTCGTGGGTGACGTGATGGGCAGCGGCATCAACGCCGCCGCGACGATGGGCCGGCTGCGGACCGCGACGAGCACCCTGGCCGGGCTCGATCTGGATCCGGCCCGGCTCCTCGAGCACCTCGACAAGATCACCGAGGGCCTGGACCACTACATCGCGACCTGTGTGTACGCCGTGCACGATCCCCATAAGGGGCAGTGCAGTTTCGCCAACGCCGGGCACCTGCCGCCCGCGCTGGTCCGGGCCGGCCACGACCCGAAGCTGCTGGAACTGCCCACCGGGGCACCGCTGGGCGTGGGCGGTGTGCCCTTCTCGACGACCACCGTCGACCTCGAGCCCGGCGACCAGCTGGTGTTCTACACGGACGGTCTCGTCGAGACCCGCCAGCACAGCCTCGACGAACGCCTCGACACGCTCCTCAATCTCCTCGACGACCCCGCCCGCCCCCTGGAAGACGTCTGCGACCTCCTCCTGAGCACCCTGCACCACCCCGACAACCACGACGACGTGGCCCTGCTCATCGCCCGCGCCCAGGAGCAGACGTAA